A region from the Benincasa hispida cultivar B227 chromosome 12, ASM972705v1, whole genome shotgun sequence genome encodes:
- the LOC120092462 gene encoding major pollen allergen Ole e 6-like, which produces MAKKIIAMFLMCIVVMGALQFGTANEEVDKYEAKFEAKYKSCYETCEKECLQNSNGQSFCEVKCDEDCDEKEVADKLHIGLR; this is translated from the exons atGGCCAAGAAGATTATTGCAATGTTTCTAATGTGTATTGTGGTGATGGGTGCTTTGCAATTTGGCACTGCCAATGAAGAGGTGGACAAATATGAGGCCAAATTTGAGGCCAAATATAAGTCTTGTTATGAAACTTGTGAGAAGGAATGTCTTCAAAATAGCAATGGCCAAAGTTTTTGTGAAGTTAAATGTGATGAAGATTGTGATGAAAAGGAAGTTGCTG ATAAGTTACACATCGGATTGCGTTGA